The genomic DNA GTATTTGAAGTGAGATTGCTCACTTCTCGCATTTTCATCTCACGTGAGTTGGTTCGACTGATTCCGTAACGGTGTAgtgaaaatacgaaataacTAGACGTGAGATGAGATGGaatgttgttttttctcaGACTGTACTGTACTTTCCTACGCGTTGGCTCGACattcgactcaaaaaaaataaaaaaagatttgatCGCAATTTTGTGCTTTGTTTATTGAACTTTTCAGTCAACATGAatgtaactgaaaaacaaaagcaaatGATTGTCAATTTCATGCGCGCCCACCCCGACTTTGGGCGAGGTAGATTGCGGTATAACCGCGATAATAAGAAAAGATTGGTAAGTAATTTTTTGGTTATGttcaattgaattaattaactCAAAGTCGatcatttatatgtataactaatgaaaaataacaaaaacaggAGGAGTTGTGGGAAGAATTAACACTTCATATTAATTCCGCTGGTAATGGTCCTAAAAAACAAGCAAAAGACTGGGCTAAAGTTAGTTAATTTCCATTACTTCATTTCTCAATTTGACATGAAAAGATGGTATAAATtgtatattgttttttatcaCAGACATGGCGTGATTGGAAAAGCAATCTATTAAAAAAAGTGGCCGTCTATAAAAGTCATGCAGGGCAAACAGGCGGTGGTCCACCGATGACTTTAAATTTGAGTTCCGTTGAAGAAGATTTGTTAGACTTCGTAACGCCAGAAGCCAGTGGGCTGTCCGGCATTCCAGAAGGAGGGGCTCTTGACGATACGCGTCCATCAACTTCGTATTTTAAATCCAGGTCTTCCATCATAATTTCTGAAGAAAATACATGTAGCGAGCAAACATCGGGGATTGCAAGATTCGACATTCATCGTCCAGGGGTAAGAATATCACCTGACAGTccttattatttcaatattaaaataatatatgattACGCTTGTTGTTTCCAATTCTCTGAAACAAAATTcctaaatttataaatttaataattttttttgtccacatcttcaacattttttccaatgtacattaacatttttcatttatttacattatagAGTTCTTCTTTCAATGCTTATGAAGATGATACATATGATGCAGAATATCATGCGATAAATGTAAGCCATgttatataattttgtttcccttatgattttttatatttttcgctTAGTATAGTattaattgttttatattGTTCTAGATCTCTCCCAATGTACATCGCTCTACGGGAAACGTAAGCGATgctatatcattttttttcattgacagtttttcatattttttgcttAGTAGTATTAATTGTTTTATACTGTTCTAGATCTCTTCCAATGTACTTCGCTCTACGGAAAACGTAAGCCATGCTATATAATTTGTTTTCCTTTATGATGTTTTATATGTTTTGCTTGGTAGTattaattgttttatattGTTTTAGATCTCTCCCAATGTACATCACTCTACGGGAAACGTAAGCGATgctatatcattttttttcattgacagtttttcatattttttgcttAGTAGTATTAATTGTTTTATACTGTTCTAGATCTCTTCCAATGTACATCGCTCTACGGGAAACGTAAGCCATGCTATATAATTTGGTTTCCTTTataatgttttatattttttgcttGGTAGTATTAATTGTTTTATACTTTCTAGATCTTTCCCAATGTACATCGCTCTACGGGAAACGTAAGCCATGCTATATAATTCTATTTCCTGCAtgatttttccgatttttggcTTAGTAGTATTGATTGTTTTATACTGTTCTAGATCTCTTCCGATGTGCTGCGCACTACGGAAAACATGCAGGAACAAGATTTGGTTGGAACTCAAACCCAAACAACGCCAACGCAAAATAAGCGGAAACTGTTGGATGACTCAGGTAATAAGCATTTATGTCGCATATTGAATGATCATTACAAGCAGAAATCATGCAATTTATGTcacttttcaatattatttgaagTTACGTAAAATATTGTTGCACTTTTTTTCAGATACTGGCTCGAAAAAGACGAAGAAGCCACGGGTTGCGCATCTTTTCGAACAGCACACATCCGAGTACTCCAATATTCAACAGCGAAGAGTACAGCtaaaggaagaaaaactgGCTCTTGCGAAGGAACAATTCGAATTTACGAAAAGAGCTCACGAAGAGCGAACTGAAATAATTCGGTTACTTATCCAAAAGGTAGTTGAATTGACTGAATCGGTTCAAAATTTGGGTCCGCAATATTTGGAGTAAAACACAGAGCGCATCGTACACAAAAAGTgttttattcatataaaaCTATTCTTATTACAGTTTTTATAATGATATGAACGAATACTAttggaataaattaaaaaatatagtttttcaTCGTATCTCGGCTTTGTgcgcatttatttttatcatccaataaaaatatacagattaatattaaaattatgtaCAAATTAAGTTTTCTGATATTTCGGTGATCTTAAAGTCAACTACATTACTGtatcatataattattaatgtttTACATTGATAAGAAACTTATTTTTGTATTGTACAAAAATGTTTCGCCAAAAGGCTGTGATGTTTTGTACTCGTGTGTCGAATAAGGATTAAGGTAATTCTATCGCGACATTCAAATCGAAACATTGTTCTCAGTTTTTCTCAGATACAAAATGCTTGCGGGCTTCAATTAATGAAGAAAAGTTGTTGCAAAATCGACTAAAGAACAGCATACTGCGAATTCAAGGTCATTCAAGATAATATGTACTTGCTGTGTAATTACAAAATCGTtctcttcagattttttttgaaaaactaaatgAAGCTTCTTTGATGTTGCACAAAAATGTATGCAAAGTGTAACTTGTAAAATGCGCTCTTATGAGAAAGTACCGAAAATTGTGATTTTCAGTAATGAATACGCTTCCGCTCGGTGAAAGCTTCCAAAATTTACGTtaattagtaaaaaataactgaatcaCGCGATTTCGGGTTTGTACTCCCTGTTCTTCCTGGACGTCATTGTGTGGTATCGGTGGCGCAAGGTCCATTTCATCCAGATGAACTTCCTCATACGGAATCCCCCGTCTCATAGCCATATTGTGTAAAACGCAACAGGCGTTTACAATGAGCGCTGTAAATACGTTTCAATATGTTAGACCGGGAAATTCATTACAAAAATACCATATACTAATATCATATACGAAATTAtttgtacataatataatattatatcataaTATATTAATGCAATTCTATGTTGAAAATGATAGGTTATTAAAATAAGTCCGCATGGAAGACTGTTAAATAATATAGGGGTATTACCAGCAAATTGTGGACAATAGTGTAAAGCCCGTTCCTTCCGTAGACAACGCCAGCGACCCTTTACAATGCCAAAACATCTTTCTACAGCGACACGAGTCCGAGCATGGTGATCCGTATATCTTGCGCCTGGAGTTCCTTCCTCTTGATTTAACTTTGGCGTTAGCAGAAACGGTTGGAGCGGATATGCAGAAtcacctgaaaaaaaaaattgtaatcgaTAACTAAAGCTATTAAACTTTGTTCACTCACAACATGCAGAATTCAGAGTACGATTATCTCTGCGTAGCAACATAATTACTTGCCTAGAAGCCAGAAATCTCTTTCTCCTCCTGCGTATCTTTGTTCTAAATGAGTGAATATTCTTGAGGATCGTAAAACTCGAGAATCGTGCGTCCGCCCACCATGAGAACTATTTACAGCCAATATTTCACATGTGGAATCACAAACCTATAATCCCATCCAAAGCATAATACCATGTTATTGTTTGTCAATTAATTATCGTATTAATTTTTAGATAAATGTTGCAACATTATAGAATCCTTATATACTTACAACTAATACATTTAGCGAGTGATACGATTTCCGGTTGATAAACAAATGTTCCCTTTCTACTTCAGGTGGAAATATGGCAATGTGCGTCCCATCAATTGCCCCAATCACGCCAGGAAAACCACCAGCCctgaaaaatctgaagaaaaatgaattaatattgataacATGTTTCATTATTTGTAGTCTACTATACAGCACCTACTTTTTTACTTGATCTGCattctatatatgtacatatgtaagataattttttgaccCTTCTTTGATGTGTTGAATTCTGTCAGCAGTTGTTGGAAATCGAATCCAATTGTCCATCACGTTATTTAATGCATTTACTGTAGCGTGTAGACTACGGCTGAGTGATGTTTGGGACATACACGTTAAAAAATCTTGCCCAACTCGTCTTTGGTAAGATCCCGATGCAAAGAAGTTTAACGATGCTAGTATCTACATGAAATAATGTATCGCATTAAGGAGGTCTaacaaatatatacaaattaaaCTCTGTTGCTTAaattaagaattaaaaatacattttacgataaatataTCACAAGTGCGTTTACCTATTTTACCTGTAATTCATGAGGGATCGCACTTCTTCTGGACAGTTCAGGCATAAATGGCACTAATTCTTCTATGAGGGCACGGCTTGTATCTTTGGTCAGTCTACAATAGAAAATGCATACCACACGCAGATTTTAGAATCTTCATCACTATTGAGATTATTTAATCGAAAAACTTACCTGTACAGTCAACGAAATTCAATCTCAGGAATTGAGAAAGGATCACATGTGTCTCTTAGTGTTCTTCGTGAAACTCTCATAATGTGATCGGGAGCATCCTCTTCATCGTTCAGTAAAATAAAAGCAGCAAATAATGCCATTTTTCAGCACTTCCGTGCACTTTAGTTGCTCTTAACACTACAAAACTTCGTTCTTCTTAACCTCAAAACCTCTAAGCTTTCCCTTAACCTCTGCAACTTAACCTCTTAGCTGCGGGGGTGGTCAATATATCGACCACCAGTTACATCGGGAACTCTACCTGAGATACACGGTGattttatgtataaatttcGCATTATATAAGAGGTTGATTTGTACTGAAATTTTCCCATACCTTAAAGGTTGAATTTACTCCAAAACGCATTACACATTACATGCGTCGGTTTGAGCCAACGCCAAcgtatttctctctctttttctctctctctctctctctctctatttctgttctttctctctcggaCCCACGTATACGTCAAGAAATTTCATGTCGAACAAACTCCCGTGAGATGGCTCACTTTTTCACTATGGTGAAAGTTACGGAATCGAGAGAACTGCTCACTTTGAGTGTTTTCACCAGATTTCAGTTACAGAATCGCACCCGTAGTCTGATATTATAGATTTCAGAAATGCAATGAGTCAGCCGGGTCGGTTGCCTCAAGTCTGCTGCTTGGTCCGTGGTTTGCCGGTCAGATATTTAGTGGCCCGTGTCACCGTTGCTTCGAGCCCCGGTCGTCGCGTCATCCATCTGTCGGCGTATGGTCGGTACTGTCGGCGGTCTTTGTCGTAGCGCGATCGGTCTCTGTCGTTCAAAGGTGGTCTGTGGCTCCCACCCAGGGGTTCTTATCCGGTGACTATTATTTTGATGTGACCAGTCACCggtcacgttacaatataccgggaccatctctagaaactaaacaggaactgcgcatgcgcgaatttgaatccgccgtccgtgtagtctggccaccccgagaccctgctgtcaaactctgtttctgtcggcgatgtagttcacatgcatttttggggttagaatctcaagttattgagatagtcactcggaaaggcttgggaagcatttgttattgaaaattgattgttcaaagaacggtcggaatttaatgctgatgctctttgaaaattcgtcctattcgattgaaacaagaaatctgttcaaatgttgggtgcttggaagaaacgaagcaggtaggtggggacaatttattcaatcattttcattacttcatacattaagaataacaatgaaatttttttctttcaacagaaaatacagtcaaaataatagcatctctgctgttcgctgatgtcttctcttcccgttcaattcatgacacatgcagagatcatcggccacttttgttggttggaaaaggaagttgtagatcttacggtttctttcaatttcaaatctaatctaaaaaaatctaatccgaagagtaaaactcagaaaaattctctgacacaagttaaaaatcaacattttcaaaatgtgcctcagtgtcacaattaactttaaggataatcatgttttagag from Diprion similis isolate iyDipSimi1 chromosome 2, iyDipSimi1.1, whole genome shotgun sequence includes the following:
- the LOC124414044 gene encoding putative nuclease HARBI1, coding for MALFAAFILLNDEEDAPDHIMRVSRRTLRDTYTSRALIEELVPFMPELSRRSAIPHELQILASLNFFASGSYQRRVGQDFLTCMSQTSLSRSLHATVNALNNVMDNWIRFPTTADRIQHIKEGFFRAGGFPGVIGAIDGTHIAIFPPEVEREHLFINRKSYHSLNVLVVCDSTCEILAVNSSHGGRTHDSRVLRSSRIFTHLEQRYAGGERDFWLLGDSAYPLQPFLLTPKLNQEEGTPGARYTDHHARTRVAVERCFGIVKGRWRCLRKERALHYCPQFAALIVNACCVLHNMAMRRGIPYEEVHLDEMDLAPPIPHNDVQEEQGVQTRNRVIQLFFTN